In a single window of the Zerene cesonia ecotype Mississippi unplaced genomic scaffold, Zerene_cesonia_1.1 Zces_u005, whole genome shotgun sequence genome:
- the LOC119838829 gene encoding uncharacterized protein LOC119838829 gives MVNYYIYAKDYSGSTNGVKFYHSKGLETLEQFKCDVEKIKDELLRAGEPPSESRVIYLHWNNHCVEVNEEQTITSYEQLHSDWLGTQPETIIHFLKENCIFNDNDRIKLLYIITDGMIHEMNTRECFKYNEDMHYETVVFHAFNENLNQIDLSVAASFFKGRSMVYRNFQLFDCTDISKEFNYDKINIDNFVEEKEDLKSYIKLKFIGKLKQDAKALREIDKLKKLRDRLFRELTSKTDTNKLKVNLDTKDKNVFLSEFVKTDWYKSLNAPVYSVKVDIEKSIATLINYIVSDSKSYSFDALKFDTKYDKSAETEQMTDDLDFKNEEEIEFPDVILTEDKGIPVVLLTDFKLMDKIIFHRTPSSNEVTPASFSKFKSTMECPLFLVNDKDISGSIGYFYTLNVYKQLLANDVKTDPRTRKPFHGGIVLTSTDQFDKYNDYIISATYFDCKKINYNVGLFYYVLWKNCENKEWMDKNVVEHFKKYAMRRISETVCKIGLSSLPLDPPENTSLLSALWYCVELSSYIFKNDPQNFQHERLRMFHGVARYMIEILKHFQYDLDHESISKRRELISNVMILKRIPKQREKIYYFLENIFKTEEGFLISEIEKPFNIYKLNYLKYDHRNILRDEVVDEVVHLSNYVHFLHYVGDLEASKAGKGTFEICEKTFRPYFVIDRNTSFYEELVKSTRKVVIKNDGDNDKIEVAYEPIDKLEFDRILSLYKLFIDCVKDLEKYPTLVEYIEFIQKRKKFHEDIVTIFPPNVYLDIENVYDNYQKIVNNVSVEEFIKACESCVNRFARIKEEERVKFRDDNEISEFIASQESKVRLKKKT, from the coding sequence ATGGTCAATTACTACATTTACGCAAAAGATTATTCTGGTTCAACGAATGGAGTCAAGTTTTATCACAGCAAAGGCTTAGAGACGCTCGAACAATTCAAATGTGACGTAGAGAAAATCAAAGATGAACTGTTGCGTGCAGGCGAGCCCCCAAGTGAATCAAGAGTTATCTACTTACACTGGAACAATCACTGTGTAGAAGTCAATGAAGAACAAACCATAACATCGTATGAACAGCTTCATAGCGATTGGTTGGGGACACAACCAGaaacaattatacatttcctaaaagaaaattgtattttcaatgATAACGATCGGATCAAGTTGCTATATATCATTACGGACGGTATGATACATGAAATGAATACAAGGGAATGCTTTAAATATAACGAAGATATGCATTACGAAACAGTAGTCTTCCACGCATTCAATGAGAACCTAAATCAAATCGACCTTTCTGTAGCTGCATCATTTTTCAAGGGTCGTTCCATGGTTTATCGAAACTTCCAACTTTTTGACTGCACAGATATTTCCAAGGAATTTAActacgataaaataaacatagacAATTTTGTAGAAGAGAAAGAAGATCTGAAGTCATATATTAAGTTGAAATTTATcggaaaattaaaacaagatGCAAAGGCTTTGCGAGAAATTGATAAGTTAAAGAAGCTGCGCGATCGCCTATTCAGAGAGTTGACATCAAAAACGGATACTAACAAACTTAAAGTCAACCTGGACACAAAAGACAAGAATGTGTTCCTGAGTGAATTCGTTAAAACCGATTGGTATAAAAGCCTCAATGCACCCGTTTATTCAGTTAAAGTTGATATCGAGAAGTCCATTGCAACTCTGATCAATTACATAGTTAGCGACTCAAAATCTTACTCATTCGATGCTCTGAAGTTTGATACAAAATATGACAAATCCGCTGAAACGGAACAGATGACCGATGATCTCGATTTCAAAAACGAAGAAGAAATTGAGTTCCCTGACGTGATCCTTACCGAGGATAAAGGCATCCCTGTTGTTCTCCTGacagattttaaattgatggataaaataatttttcatagaaCACCATCGTCGAATGAAGTTACACCTGCTAGTTTTAGTAAATTCAAATCAACCATGGAATGTCCACTGTTTTTAGTGAATGATAAAGATATTAGCGGGTCGATCGGTTACTTTTATACTCTAAATGTTTACAAGCAATTGTTGGCAAACGATGTAAAGACTGACCCGCGAACACGAAAACCGTTCCATGGCGGCATTGTACTGACAAGCACAGATCAGTTTGATAAGTACAATGACTACATTATATCAGCAACTTATTTCGATTGTAAGAAAATTAACTACAACGTTGGGTTATTTTACTACGTGTTATGGAAAAACTGTGAAAACAAAGAATGGATGGACAAAAACGTCGTGGAACATTTCAAGAAATATGCTATGCGCCGAATTAGTGAGACAGTATGCAAAATTGGGTTATCATCTTTGCCGCTAGATCCGCCAGAAAACACATCACTGCTATCAGCTCTGTGGTACTGTGTTGAATTGTCGtcatacattttcaaaaatgatCCTCAGAACTTCCAACACGAACGTCTACGCATGTTTCATGGCGTAGCACGTTATATGATCGAAATTCTAAAACACTTCCAGTACGATCTTGATCATGAATCCATCAGTAAGCGAAGGGAGCTTATTAGCAACGTGATGATTTTAAAGAGGATCCCAAAACAAagagaaaaaatttattatttcctagAAAACATTTTCAAGACTGAAGAAGGTTTTCTCATCAGTGAAATTGAAAAAccattcaatatttacaaattaaactaCTTAAAATATGATCATAGAAATATCTTGCGCGACGAAGTAGTTGACGAGGTAGTTCATCTCAGTAATTATGTTCACTTTTTGCATTATGTTGGTGATTTGGAAGCATCTAAAGCTGGCAAAGGCACCTTTGAAATATGTGAAAAAACATTCCGCCCATACTTCGTCATCGACCGAAATACATCATTTTACGAAGAATTGGTCAAGAGTACCAGAAAAGTAGTTATAAAAAACGATGGCGATAACGATAAAATTGAAGTGGCCTATGAACCGATTGATAAGCTCGAATTTGACAGAATCTTGTCTCTGTATAAACTTTTCATCGATTGTGTTAAAGATTTAGAGAAGTATCCCACTTTAGTAGAGTATATCGAATTCATTCAGAAGAGAAAAAAGTTCCATGAAGATATAGTAACTATTTTCCCGCCGAATGTTTATTTAGACATTGAAAACGTGTATGATAACTATCAGAAGATAGTGAATAATGTCTCAGttgaagaatttataaaagcttGCGAGTCATGTGTAAATCGATTCGCACGAATCAAGGAAGAAGAAAGAGTGAAATTTAGAGACGATAATGAGATTAGCGAATTCATTGCTagccaagaatcaaaagtacgcttaaaaaagaaaacatag